Genomic window (Eubalaena glacialis isolate mEubGla1 chromosome X, mEubGla1.1.hap2.+ XY, whole genome shotgun sequence):
TTGTGCTAGTTGTCAAAGTGCCATCAAGATTTGGGCATATAATAGtgctttggttctttttttgtgttttctagGTGCCTTCTTGATACCTTATGCGATTATGCTAGCACTGGCTGGCTTACCTTTGTTCTTCCTAGAGTGCTCACTGGGACAATTTGCTAGCTTAGGTCCAGTTTCAGTTTGGAGGATTCTACCATTGTTTCAAGGTTggtattaaaatgttttccttattgTGCTTATTGGTCTATTCCTGCATATAGCTGTCCTCATATTGAAGGCAAAAGGGCATACGTTGCTTTTCTGACTATTTGACACTGTCTAATGTAGAaatcaaatattaatttatatttctctttatcttGGGCTGCAGATATGGTAGGGGTTAAGAAGGATATGAGAGAGTTGTAAAGGTGtcattattttcctgttttcaccTTTTGAATTCTCTTGGCAAACAGTCTTGTGCGTTAACTTTATGGCTCTGGCTTTTTTCCTGCTTCATATGCGATCTTTGTCTTCTTGCTTTTGCATATCTTTTACAATGCCTCATTCAGAAAAGTTGAAGAGCAGGTCACTATTTTTTCTTGGATGCTGCTAATGGAATAGGACACtaggaactttttttaaaaaaatgctttgatTGTTATTAAACATCCAACAGCCTTTCTGTTTGAAGATTAGATATCATTTTGGTATGTGCTAGCTGCTGAAAACTACTTGTAAAGGCTTCAGTGtaacatcaaaaatatatttatagcgAGGTGAATAGAATATAGTGCTGGAATATTAAGGAAGCTACCTCAAAAGCTAGTCTTAACATAGGAGTTACATTCAGTATGCTTGCTGTATTTTGAAACTACTGAGTTAAAGAAATTTCAGAAGTTTAAATTTGGATTGTTACTGAGTTATTGAATTTTCTTTACATGCACTTGTAGAAATGCTGTACACTCTCCTTTTAGGACATTCATTCAGAGGATTTATCTTCTACTTGTCAAAATGTTggtttatatatgtccatgccactctctcacttcgtcccagtttacgtaaaatagctagctagtgggaagcagccacatagcacagggagatcagctccgtgctttgtgaccacctagaggggtgggatagggagggtgggagggagacgcaaaagggaggaaatatggggatatatgtatatgtatagctgattcactttgttataaagcagaaactaatacactactgtaaagcaattataataaagatgttaaaaaaaatgttggtttATAGATGAAGAGGGAAGTATTGGTCAGTGAGTCGATAGGATATGAGctttgaatagttttttttttttaatagtatccACTCTGACCAGAATTTACAGACTTAATAAGAAAGAATAATGAACATGGTTTTCCCTTATGTGAATTCGATGGCTTAATACAGGTCTTTGATCTTAGTACCTTTCTCTGATCAACTAAAAAACTGTCTCAGAAAGTCAATcatcaaaataattttgagaagaAAGCTACTCAGACAGTAGTACTGCCTCCccccaacaaaaaaagaaaaaaaaaaagagagagaaaacattgaaacagttttctcattttaaaatagattttgtgGAAATTGAAATGCAGCTTTATGAATTAGGAAAACAAATTtcacttgttttttattttaattgttctcTTTTCCAGGTGTGGGGATTACAATGGTCCTGATATCCATTTTTGTGACAATCTATTATAATGTCATAATTGCCTATAGTCTTTACTACATGTTTGCTTCTTTTCAACATGAACTACCATGGAAAAATTGTTCTTATTGGGCAGATAAAACCTGTAGCAGATCGCCTATaggtaaaattcatttatttatttaaaaagtattattaactctgcatcattcttttatattttctaagaagATTAAAGGGTTAAATCATTTTCTAACCAATTTAGGTTCAATTTTAAGTGAGCCGTAGGTTATTGATAAAAGCAGAATAAAGCATGTATAACCTGAAAATTGATTAATGCCATATGTTAATTACTGAGGGCACCCAGCAAGGCTAAACCACTACTTGGAGTACTTCTTGCAGGCCTAGGTTGTAGGCatcaagaaaaggaagaaaatgggaaagtGGTAAGAGAGAAAAGCACTATTTATGATAGTAGTAGTGTTTTAGTTGATGGTTGAGTGTTGCTAATCTTTGGGATAATGTAGCATCAATATTGTAGACTATTACCACCGGGATTGCCTGTGTATATTGGAGGATAAAGTGATAAAGATTTAACACTTCTTAGGAATTTAAAGGTGTCATTTATCTATATAGGTTAAATAAGTCCACATATGAAAAGTTCCTTAGAGCACTAAATCCCAACTGAAATGATTATTACTCTATAGCTGTTATTACTATAAATataaccacaatttaaaaaggcAGATATTTTCATACTCACCCCCAGCTTAGTAGTAGAGAGGATTTAAGATGCTGAATGTGCATGGCTTATTCCATTTGTAAGATTTCTACTCCACCTTCACCAAGTAACAATTTAGacagtactttaaatatttcatcattaaaactttttttttccaggtaaGTACTCTTCTAAAACTAagtatgtgtctgtgtatgtattcttttttctaatttttagtgACACATTGTAATGTGAGTATAAAGCTAGGTGAAATCTTCCAAGTGAATAAAAGCTGGGTAGACGCCAACAATTTTACCTGCATCAATGGAAGTGAAGTTTATCAGCCAGGGCAGCTTCCCAGTGAACAATATTGGAAGTGAGTACAGTAAATTATCTACATCTTAAACAgatgttattaaaaatttttataacaataaaatattgatCAGCTCTTTTCTTAACTCATATAAGtagaaaaaagggggggggcagTCAGAGCAAATTATACTTCGTTTGACTCAAATGTTTACCTAGCCTGTGTGAGTAGTAGTAGCCTGCAAAATTAGCTGTTAACAGATTGTCATTTATAAGTTAGTTATTAAATGGGCACAATGTTGTCAGTGATGATTTATACAGTGCTTATTAGCTATAAGCTAGGGCATTGCTTTGAAGGAAAAATATGCAACTTTTAGACTATAATGAGCAAGTTCTAATGATAAACAGTTGGGTGATGAGTAATATTGGGGGCAAAATTGCTATTTAAGGCTGCGattcttcattatccattttgcTTATAATTGTCATTATATGGTAAAAATAGATGTTTGGggttatatttgcttttattaattttaaatgatctCTCTTTAATCTCCTTACTGTATACCTACCCTTTACCCTTACATAACTTCTTTGACTGTTGCTGTAATGAGCTCTTCCTCAGCTTCATGTTGTTGCTCTGTGTGACCCTTTTAAAATTTGGACCTTGAAATGTTCCAAATATCAAGCTAAGAATTAAAATCCTAGATCCATATATGTCCCTAGTGGAAATCATGGAATTATACCTTTGAAAAAGGTATAAATAATGGGACCATTTAGGTTTGGTAACTACAAGTATgatgaataagaaaatatttaatacaatttaaatgttttctccatcatttgaacttgagaaaaaaataccgtaatgagtaaaatgaaataatctgATGTATGGTTAATTTCTTTCCATACAGGAGCTTTGAAATATTAGGGGAAAATCATAGCTAAAGGAATGAGTGGATCTTTTATTCTGGGGTTTGGAATTTTGGATTGGCTGCAGTTGACCAGGAAGTTCAGAGCCTAATTTTTCACTGAACTATTTTTGCCCCTCCATACAATTGTATCAATAAAAGGCTCATACAACATTGATGTATTAATAAAATACTCATGAAGTTTCTCCCTggatgaaagatattaaaaaaattcaatgtaTTAAGACAAGTGATTGTGTGTTCATCAAAGGGCTTATGTGTTTTCAGTAAAGTGGCGCTCCAACGGTCAAGGGGATTGGATGAGACTGGAGTCATTGTGTGGTATTTAGCACTTTGTCTTCTTCTGGCCTGGCTCATAGTTGGAACAGCACTATTTAAAGGAATCAAGTCTTCTGGGAAGGtaatttagaaaacacattaGACAGTGATGTAGCTGTTTTCCCATTTCATTGTAGTTCAATGCCAGGTAGTACCAAATGCATGTTTTTTCTATGATGGGAACATTCAAATGTGTGAAAAGCTTTCTAAGTAGGCAGCCTCGCTCTAAGAAAATACATAAGAACACtactattattaaaaagaaaacaaaacaagcaaaaattagTACTAGATGTGTGCAATTTCTCTAAACTTGGGCCCTTCTAGCTGATACAGCATTCTGAGGCTTGGGAGTATTTCTGTCCTACTATAATAAAGAAGCATCTTGAATGGAATTATATATTGCAATGTTTGGTTTGGAAAGTTTAGATCCttgatatatatgttatataggGTAACAGTGTCAGGATTCCCCTTgttagagagagaaggaaaaaaactataCCATTGTTCTCTTAAAGCTTGCCAATATTGACTCAGAACCTTGTCTCAGCAGAGTCCTCTTCTGAAAAACATTTCCcacttcattgttttattttttaaactttcagagAGCATTGTGGCAATTTCAGAGAACAATATGAAATGTTCTCTGTGAGCAGTTGTACAGTACTCAGAAAAGTAAATGTGTATGTGTTCGTAACCACTAGACTGAAACTTCCTTAAAGACAGAGGACAGGAATAACTGTGGATACTATCTTTGTGTTCTGGTACAATATCTAGCACAGTCAATTAATGTTACATTGTAATGAGACATGCTGTTAGATTACAAAAATACAGTGAACATCACAAAGTCAGTGGAAACTTTCCAAAATAATGTTGCAATTGCACATTTTTGAAACGTTTGGTTCCTTTTTGATGTTAATACTGAAAGAATACATTAAAAGCCATTTACCCAcgcaattaatttttattggtctCTGGATGACTTGTTTAAATCATCTCCTTGGGCATATTATCAAACATAGGACATCTATGGACCAAAGAAATCATCCACATTAATGAAAAGCCAGCCTCAAAGGCAGTCTGCTCATCTGGAACCATGTATTATCTAGGACACAAGCAGTTCACACGTATATATGTGTGCTATCAAACTCTCTTAATGGTAGCTTTAAGGATAATAATAGCAAGTGTCCAGTATTCACTTAATCAACTTTCATGGGATTTGGACACCTACTAGGAGATTTTCCTTCTCCTTGGGGATTATCATTGCAGGGTTTAAAATCATTTCCCTTCCCACATCAATGCAGTAATTTACCAAGAGGTGCTATTCAGTCCCCTCAGACATTTATTAGGATACATTTAGGAAAGCACTCGATCTAGATTCCAAGTTACCATTGCTAATGTATTGTGTATTTACAACACAAACCTAGTAAATATTGCTTCATACATCAGAGTGTTTTGAAAGTGGATCATTTGAGAGTGgtgagaacagaaagagaaaattatgcCAACATTGGTATTAGTATTATCAGACATTAATAACCTAATGAAATCTTTGAtactttattttactaatttcaACTGGCTAATAACtttatttgtatataattatacaccatgatttaAAACAATAACATGAACTTTTGGTTGTTCTTCTTGGTAGGTGGTATATTTTACAGCTATTTTCCCCTATGTTGTCTTGCTCATCCTGCTGATCCGAGGGGCAACTCTGGATGGTGCATCAAAAGGCATTTCATACTATATTGGAGCACAGTCAAATTTTACAAAACTTAGGGAAGCTGAGGTAAGACGATTTGGATTTCAAATTATCTGAGGAGGTAAAACGTAAAAGCCAATATTGAAAATCTCTGATTGCCATTGAGTGTCATAATATAGTAGCTTGCAAAAGAACATGTGTTTAAGTTTAGTAGTGTTTCCGTCCCCTAGGATGTCTGATTTAACTATTTAACATGACACTAATGCTCTCTTATTGGAAGTGAGACAATCATTTTTAGCAATAGGATTTTCAAAGTCATTTTATTCAAACTGATTCTATTTGACCAAAAGGATTCGGGGCTtattaatctgaaaaagaatatttcatgCATGAATACCCACAAATTGATGACTAGGGCTATGTGACTTATCAGATAAACTTGTAGTAGATTTAAAGATTATAGCTGATGGTTTAATGgtctaatataaattttaattgtcTTCAAAAGTTAATATTATGAAGttaaaacataaatttgaaaTGGATGAAGCATTCCATAAACAAAACTGTTACTTGTACCAGACACATAAATATGTGCCATGAATATGAATTGGTAACCCCTTTTAATATTAGTCCATCTCCAGACAATGGCTGTGTGTATCATAGGTACATAAAATCTTTTACAATTTTGACTGCAGACAGCATTGTCAGTAAGTGTACTCTATATACTATGCTTCTATTGATACAGGCTAATAACACTTTCACTTTTTTAGTAGTCGTGTCACATTCTTGGAACACATTAAGCTTCTGGTCAGGTAAAACCCCACGATATTACATTAAAATCAAGAAACACtataatatctaccatattagTAGTGTTAGCCAAAATGGATATTAGTTTTAGTTTGCTATGGTATTCTTTGTGGAACTCATGCTAATTTCCAGCAATTGTGACTTTCTAAATACTCACAATCCggatatttaattatttgttgtAGAACATTTCTGGTAAGCAAgtcaaatttatcagtttttagTCATGGAAATCCATCCTTTACCTTTTTGAAAATTGAGAGGTCAACCTCTGGCCTTCAGTTACCTTCTGTGTGTCCAAATAATTTTCACTCAATAATTAACCATAAAACCGTAAATTATTTTAGAACTATGAACTTTTATTGTTTATGTGTTGGAGATGAACATAGTTTGATGTGTCCGTAGGCCACTGttgatttcttcatttatctTGGGCCTCATATCTTTTAACCTTGTCTGTTAATCTCTTTCCAACTAGACCGTTTTTGGTAACGGatgagaaacaaataaaatggaagtTGGGactcatcatcttccctctgttaGGTTATTAAACAAGATAAAATATGTTAATGTTCTTTGAAATGGTAAACAGTTATATAAATATGAGCACACAAGTATTTTAATTATTGCTGTTATATAATACTATATTATTGTAGATGCAACATTTTCCATAAGAAGTGGACCCTCCATTTTCTTTAAACCTCATAACTTGGAGCACAGTTGAAAAGCCCCTTTGATATTCCTTTAAGTGGCTTTTACAAGCCTCAGATCACCTGGGCTTTATAGCTCCATGAAACTATCCTGAAAATTTTATATGACTATTTTATACTGGTCTGTGTTTCAGTGTCTCTATTGTCTTTAAAACATCAGAGCTCAGCCTAAAGCTCCTTATGAAACATACAGTTTAATCATCCTACCTCCTCACCCCAACACAAACACTACCCTCAGGCCTTCTTTGGGTTTGCTGGCAATGAGAATTTTTTCTTAGATGTTTTTTATTCCTCTCCAATCCATATTCTAAACATGCAAtcataagtatatattttttccttttctttatttgaacTCTACTGATATCTCTAGGACAGTAGAGAACCATAGAAACTTATAGCTAGAGGGGTCTCCAGTGACTATTTTACTAACTCCGTCATTTTACAGTGATGAAGTTGAGACCCAGGAAGATtcacatttaattaaatttacataGCCTGCTTTTGCATCTTGAATTAAGGTTTCCTAATCACTCAACTAATAATCTTGTATATAGCTATGAGATGGGTAGATATAGAGGTTATAACTATGTTTGGAActatatttcacttttatttgcaGCCTAGGTACATCATGGTATGCAGTAGCATTCTTACACAACCCAGACCTGCCACAcgacctccagcctccttcccccgactcacatatgcatacataatgTATCAAGTCAAAGCAGCTGAGAGACCAACATAAGCATGTTGTTCATTTCTTAATATGTACAACTGCCTAAGAAAtaagaaagcatttttttctcacatgattttgttatatataagtgaaataaccATGATCTAGCTGtctatctatccatttatccatccattttaCTTCCTACTGGCTTCCTGccagtatatatattatatatatatttcacttatatataacaaaatcatgtgagaaataaaatgtaataataatctaACATCAAGCTGTATTCTGAGGACCTAGTAAGTATTTATTTCACTCCTAACAACTTTATTTCAATTGAAATTGGAAATAGATTACATACCTTTCAAGgagaaaattattgtttttaactTCCACAAAAGAAACCGAGTAtcaatttatgtttcttttccataaaaacaataatagctaTCACTGAGTATCCTACTAATtgctttacatatgttatctcatttaattctcacatccTTCCTAGGACACataattattactactattattattatcatcatcatctccattttatagatgatgaaacaggcttgaagatgttaaataaatcaaATTCAATGAAAGTGAGACATACTGGATTTAGGCTTCATTCTTTTTGACTCCGGAGCAAGAACTGTTAGTCACCGTGTTATACGGCCTGCCTTCCACTGACCAGTCCTGTTTTCAGATGGACTAAAAACACACTTTTGCCTACATACATGCCAGCCCTATTATGTGAAGTCTTCACAATTAGATTTTTCTTTGGGGTAATGTTATATCTACAGAATTTTACTATTAAAATGGATTTACCTAGGTTAGTTTCTAAGAGTTATTATTGTCCTTTAGCAAAGACATAGGAGGGGTAAATTGTGAAAGGGGGAATGATAAAGGGGTCGAATTAGATGGAGAGATGAGGCCAGCCACGTGGGGCTCTAATCAAAACATGGAATGAGGGTACTGGATGATTGAGGGGATGCCTAAATGTATCATCATTCTTCAAAAATTGCCTAGTACCACCCTTGTTAAGaattaatatgtttttattgtCCCCAAGTTGATATGTGGAGTAAATAGAATTCCAATCAAATTCCCAGCACAGTTTCCATGGAACTtgaaaatttattctaaaatgtatgcaaaggagaaaaggcaaaaaagcaaGGTGTTTCTGAAGAAGTGAGGAAGACTTGTCCTACCAGATATGAAACAATATTATAATGctataagtataaaaataatgtGGTGTTAGCCTAGGTATAGACATACAGACCTGTGGCACAGAATAGTAATCTCGGAAACAGATTCATGAACATACGGAACTTGATATGTGGCAGAGGTGGGGATGCAGGTCAGTGGGAAAGGGATGGACTACCCAATTGATATAATTGATATCCAAATGATATAATTGAAAATATCAATTATCTTCGGACCTAATTGATAATATCAATGATCTTCGGATAATTGATATTCCATTTAGAAAACAATGTGTTGGGATTTCTAATTTAATATGCATAATATCAATATCAGGTGAACTGAAAACTTAAGGATATAAGCAAAACTTTAagccttttagaagaaaatataggatagtagctttatgaccttgggctaaggattcttttttttaagtcagagaaATCAAGAACAATACATAAAAGCAAAGATGAATACCTTCAGctacattaaaacaaaatctttggttcatcaaaggacacaatGTTAAGAGGGTAAAAaataagccacaaactgggagaaaaaaattaacatatataaCAGATAAAGGATTAGAATCCGAACTACATAAAGAATTCCTAGAGATCAAATAAGGCGAATAACCCAAACAAAAAACTGGCAAAAAATATGAACAGGAATTTCACAGGAAAAGACTAtggaatatatacacataaaaacatGCTAAACCTTATAAAGTACTTAGGGTTATCAAAACTCATTTCACAGCCACTAGTTTGGACAGTATTAAAAATTCTGaccagtgttggcaaggatgtagggGAATGGGAACTCTCATACCAGCTGGTGGGAGTGCAAAGTGATAAAACTACTTTGGAGCATAATTTGGCAATATTTAGTGGGGCAATACAGCAGtggaaaaaaatgttcagaaCGACATACATTTAATTGAACCATATGAATTTGcctatattctttcatttttgacttacaaaattgaaatttcatatggttcaaattGATAATGGATAAATCTCATACACTACTGAATGGAAAAAGCAGGTTGTATAAGTttacatgctttaagaaaacttttctgtaaactcAGAAACATGTAAAGCTAAATGCCATATTGTTTAGGttagtaaaaatataaagaaaattgaagaaatGATAAACACAGAAGTCAGGATAGCAGTTACCACTGAGGTTGGAAGGGTGATATGATCAGGAAGGGGCACAGGGAGGCTTTAATAGACTAGTAACATTTTACTTCTTAAGCTGAGTAGTGGGTACTTgggtatttattttgttcttgtatgaatatttattcatttgtatatatgaaatattttatacaaatgaaaaattaagagtgtgtttttaaatattattttctcttgtaGGTTTGGAAAGATGCTGCCACACAGATATTTTATTCCTTGTCAGTGGCTTGGGGTGGTTTAGTTGCTCTGTCATCTTACAATAAGTTCAATAACAACTGCTTCTCAGATGCCATTGTAATTTGTTTGACAAATTGCCTCACTAGTGTGTTCGCTGGATTTGCTATTTTTTCTATATTGGGACACATGGCTCATATATCTGGAAAGGAAGTCTCTCAAGTTGTAAAATCAGGTATGTAATGCTATATATTATTAACTTTGATGAACTCAATATAGCTCACTTAAGAAACACTGATATATTTTATAGCAATTAAAGCACTCAAGATTTAGGGTattgtgttttctttctcatttcatctTATATAACTTGGTTGTTTTAATGATTTAATAATTCTTAGATGATCTGAGAAACAACAGTACATTACAGAACACttgtttaagaatattttttccaaattttgtttAGTCCTTAATATGAACTACTTACTGCACAATTGCAAGTATCAGGCATCATGCTAcgtactttacatgcattatcttcatttgtgtgtatgtatatctatatacacatacatatatatacatgtgtgtgttaatatgtatatatgaatatatgagagactatatataaaaattaatccaTGTAAAATTACACTATTaagtctgaatttttaaaacGCACAAATGTCATACAgatagaaacacaactgacttTGAGTATACAGCTGTGTCCAGCTTTAAAGGAATCTGATTAGTGAACTTCCTAACTTTAAAGACATTAACTAGGGATGCTTAATTATCTGGCTAAAGATCCTCAGGAACAGAATTCTAGGGCTCTTTTAAGTAGGACTTTCTTATTAAATTTCTATTTATGGTTAGTATCATTTGATGGAGAGATTGCTGAATGAGAATAG
Coding sequences:
- the SLC6A14 gene encoding sodium- and chloride-dependent neutral and basic amino acid transporter B(0+) isoform X2, producing MLALAGLPLFFLECSLGQFASLGPVSVWRILPLFQGVGITMVLISIFVTIYYNVIIAYSLYYMFASFQHELPWKNCSYWADKTCSRSPIVTHCNVSIKLGEIFQVNKSWVDANNFTCINGSEVYQPGQLPSEQYWNKVALQRSRGLDETGVIVWYLALCLLLAWLIVGTALFKGIKSSGKVVYFTAIFPYVVLLILLIRGATLDGASKGISYYIGAQSNFTKLREAEVWKDAATQIFYSLSVAWGGLVALSSYNKFNNNCFSDAIVICLTNCLTSVFAGFAIFSILGHMAHISGKEVSQVVKSGFDLAFIAYPEALAQLPGGPFWSILFFFMLLTLGLDSQFASVETITTTIQDLLPKVMKKMRVPITLGCCLVLFLLGLVCVTQAGIYWVHLIDHFCAGWGILIAAILELMGIIWIYGGNRFIEDIEMMIGAKRWIFWLWWRACWFVVTPVLLMAILIWSLVKFHRPEYAQIPYPDWGVALGWCMIIFCIIWIPIMAIIKIIQAEGTILQRIVSCCRPASNWGPYLERHRGERYKNMVDPEKETDHEIPTVSGSRKPE